One Mailhella massiliensis DNA segment encodes these proteins:
- the qrcC gene encoding menaquinone reductase iron-sulfur cluster-binding subunit QrcC: MSSEVKEFKIKWGMVIDIDKCTGCGACMVACQAENNVAPAVDGSNKLRSLNWLTVFRLSNRKPFPDHEVAYLPRPCMQCGKPSCVSVCPVVATDKREEGGIVSQIPPRCIGCRYCMASCPYHARYFNWYDPKWPGDLAQALTPDVSVRMRGVVEKCSFCHHRFMKAQEAAVAAGRDPMDLPDGAYITACTEACPNGAITFGDLNNPAHKVHELIKSPYAFRLLERLGTDPQVYYISRREWVRREGDNYLEHEKTGEASKQG, translated from the coding sequence ATGTCTTCTGAAGTCAAGGAATTCAAGATAAAGTGGGGCATGGTCATCGACATCGACAAATGCACGGGCTGCGGCGCGTGCATGGTGGCCTGCCAGGCGGAAAACAACGTCGCCCCTGCGGTGGACGGCAGCAACAAGCTGCGTTCGCTCAACTGGCTCACGGTGTTCCGTCTCTCCAACCGCAAGCCCTTCCCCGATCATGAAGTGGCCTATCTGCCCCGGCCCTGCATGCAGTGCGGCAAGCCCTCCTGCGTGTCGGTGTGCCCCGTGGTGGCCACGGACAAGCGCGAGGAAGGCGGCATCGTCAGCCAGATTCCGCCCCGCTGCATCGGCTGCCGGTACTGCATGGCCTCGTGTCCTTACCATGCCCGTTACTTCAACTGGTACGACCCGAAGTGGCCCGGCGATCTGGCCCAGGCCCTCACGCCCGACGTGTCCGTGCGTATGCGCGGCGTGGTGGAAAAGTGCTCCTTCTGCCATCACCGTTTCATGAAGGCGCAGGAAGCGGCCGTGGCCGCCGGACGCGACCCCATGGATCTGCCCGACGGCGCGTACATCACCGCCTGCACGGAAGCCTGCCCCAACGGGGCCATCACCTTCGGCGACCTGAACAACCCGGCCCACAAGGTGCATGAGCTCATCAAGAGCCCCTACGCCTTCCGTCTGCTGGAACGCCTGGGCACCGACCCGCAGGTGTACTACATCAGCAGGCGCGAATGGGTGCGCCGCGAAGGCGACAACTATCTCGAACACGAAAAGACCGGCGAAGCCAGCAAGCAGGGGTAG
- the qrcB gene encoding menaquinone reductase molybdopterin-binding-like subunit QrcB encodes MDRRGFLKFAAGGTVGLVASPIIWNTLYDAVYWTQNWGWLPRLKKGASEYLPTASKLCPSGTGFLVRTVAGTPVRTIGDKNNPVTHGAITALAAAEAELRVSPARLRTPLRRSADGAYIAVTWAEAERLIKEKMQGAGSSVAAVSGDPTSSINEVLSSILNQKGSSDFYFMPGDEQPAALAWEAMGGQGRLGYDMEGSDCILAVGAPVLESWGVVAANRSLFNRTHPVAGEATQKFLYAGAVQNNTAAGADLWLPMKSGTDMALMLGLAHLLIKAGKKGFAAGLSNFAAFAEAYTPEKVASITGVPVARLEEAARMLAAAKRPLVIAGSALGSGGAAGPVMAAVALNMLLGSVNRQGGMVDMPFPVSVVDNATEYRATLKKSFVDYTQAVASGKTKAPAVLLVYAANPVYALPSDAGVKETLSKAGFTVAVASFMSETCAQCDLVLPAALGMEAFDDVQTPYGSGRVTYALARPVAKPFENARGAGEFFIALAQELGLELGVKDMPELLYKHAYALGAPFRSMLEEGKVHVAGFELPASPLFYNWEAIRKAASAPGAEGDLQVAPVVVLAMGTPQTAIPPFATKVVTDYQLKGKYSVAQMNGATAAKLKVKAGDLVRLVAGNNVEITVVAAIFEGILPDTVSLAAGLGHTAFDEFSKGKGANVLALTSVCREPGTGLPVWGLAGVKAARA; translated from the coding sequence ATGGACAGACGAGGATTTCTTAAATTTGCCGCCGGCGGGACCGTGGGCCTCGTGGCGTCTCCCATCATCTGGAACACTCTTTACGACGCCGTGTACTGGACGCAGAACTGGGGCTGGCTTCCGCGCCTGAAGAAGGGCGCGAGCGAGTACCTGCCCACGGCGAGCAAGCTCTGCCCTTCCGGCACGGGCTTTCTGGTCCGCACCGTGGCGGGCACGCCCGTGCGTACCATCGGCGATAAGAACAACCCCGTGACCCACGGGGCCATCACGGCGCTGGCCGCCGCCGAAGCCGAGCTTCGCGTCAGCCCCGCGCGCCTCAGAACCCCGCTGCGCCGCTCCGCCGACGGCGCGTACATCGCCGTCACCTGGGCCGAGGCCGAACGCCTCATCAAGGAAAAGATGCAGGGCGCGGGTTCCTCCGTGGCCGCCGTTTCCGGCGACCCGACCTCCAGCATCAACGAAGTGCTCTCCTCGATTCTGAATCAGAAGGGTTCTTCCGACTTCTACTTCATGCCCGGCGATGAACAGCCCGCCGCTCTGGCCTGGGAGGCCATGGGCGGTCAGGGACGCCTCGGCTACGACATGGAAGGCAGCGACTGCATCCTTGCCGTGGGCGCTCCCGTGCTGGAAAGCTGGGGCGTGGTGGCCGCCAACCGCAGCCTGTTCAACCGCACGCACCCCGTGGCCGGAGAAGCCACGCAGAAATTCCTGTATGCGGGCGCGGTGCAGAACAACACCGCTGCGGGCGCGGATCTGTGGCTGCCCATGAAGAGCGGCACCGACATGGCGCTCATGCTGGGCCTTGCCCACCTGCTCATCAAGGCGGGCAAAAAGGGCTTTGCCGCCGGGCTTTCCAACTTCGCGGCCTTTGCCGAAGCCTACACGCCCGAAAAGGTTGCCTCCATCACCGGCGTGCCCGTGGCTCGCCTTGAGGAAGCGGCCAGGATGCTCGCCGCCGCCAAACGCCCGCTGGTCATCGCGGGTTCCGCTCTCGGTTCCGGCGGCGCCGCAGGCCCCGTCATGGCGGCCGTTGCCCTGAACATGCTGCTCGGCAGCGTGAACAGACAGGGCGGCATGGTGGACATGCCCTTCCCCGTTTCCGTGGTGGACAACGCCACCGAATACCGCGCCACCCTCAAGAAGAGCTTCGTGGACTACACGCAGGCCGTGGCCTCCGGCAAGACCAAGGCTCCCGCCGTGCTGCTCGTGTATGCGGCGAACCCCGTCTACGCCCTGCCCTCCGACGCAGGCGTGAAGGAAACGCTGTCCAAGGCCGGCTTCACCGTGGCCGTGGCGAGCTTCATGAGCGAAACCTGCGCGCAGTGCGACCTGGTGCTGCCCGCCGCCCTGGGCATGGAAGCCTTCGACGACGTGCAGACGCCCTACGGTTCCGGCCGCGTGACCTATGCGCTGGCGCGCCCCGTGGCCAAGCCCTTCGAGAACGCGCGCGGCGCGGGTGAATTCTTCATCGCCCTTGCGCAGGAACTGGGCCTGGAACTCGGCGTGAAGGACATGCCCGAACTTCTTTACAAACATGCCTATGCTCTGGGCGCCCCCTTCCGTTCCATGCTGGAGGAAGGCAAGGTGCATGTGGCCGGCTTCGAGCTGCCCGCCTCCCCGCTGTTCTACAACTGGGAAGCCATCCGCAAGGCGGCCTCGGCCCCCGGCGCGGAAGGCGATCTTCAGGTCGCCCCGGTGGTGGTGCTCGCCATGGGCACGCCGCAGACGGCCATTCCGCCCTTTGCCACCAAGGTGGTCACCGACTACCAGCTCAAGGGCAAATACAGCGTGGCGCAGATGAACGGCGCAACGGCTGCGAAGCTGAAGGTAAAAGCCGGCGACCTTGTCAGGCTGGTTGCCGGAAACAATGTGGAAATCACCGTGGTTGCCGCCATTTTTGAAGGCATCCTGCCCGACACCGTCTCGCTTGCGGCCGGACTCGGCCATACGGCGTTCGACGAGTTCAGCAAGGGCAAGGGCGCGAATGTTCTGGCGCTGACCAGCGTTTGCAGAGAACCCGGCACCGGTCTGCCGGTCTGGGGCCTTGCGGGCGTAAAGGCCGCAAGAGCATAG
- the qrcA gene encoding menaquinone reductase multiheme cytochrome c subunit QrcA, with protein sequence MEERNNTTTPANAAKKCCCGWGAFVVGLVVALILGWWVLPNLMKETKRQPIAFSHVEHVQNQGMTCEQCHFVRADGTFSGTPTTAQCAECHSTILGSDPEEARFVREYVQTGREIKSEWLIYQKQPDNVFFSHALHFGPLAELKGPKEIAGFCSRCHLNVAETDVPPVYRENRLSGYSENTMLMWGCERCHAEHMAMGNTNASNACFTCHK encoded by the coding sequence ATGGAGGAGAGGAACAACACAACCACACCGGCGAATGCGGCGAAGAAATGCTGCTGCGGCTGGGGCGCGTTTGTCGTGGGGCTGGTCGTGGCCCTTATTCTGGGATGGTGGGTTCTGCCCAACCTTATGAAGGAAACCAAAAGGCAGCCCATCGCCTTCAGCCACGTCGAACATGTACAGAATCAGGGCATGACCTGTGAGCAGTGCCATTTTGTACGCGCCGACGGCACATTCAGCGGAACGCCCACCACCGCCCAGTGCGCCGAATGTCATTCGACGATTCTGGGGTCCGACCCCGAGGAAGCGCGTTTCGTCCGCGAGTACGTCCAGACCGGCCGGGAGATCAAGTCCGAATGGCTGATCTACCAGAAGCAGCCCGACAACGTGTTCTTCAGCCACGCTCTGCACTTCGGTCCTCTGGCCGAACTGAAGGGGCCGAAGGAAATCGCCGGGTTCTGCTCGCGCTGCCACCTGAACGTGGCCGAAACGGACGTTCCCCCCGTTTACCGGGAAAACAGGCTTTCGGGCTATTCCGAAAACACCATGCTGATGTGGGGGTGCGAACGCTGCCATGCCGAACATATGGCCATGGGCAACACCAACGCCAGCAACGCCTGCTTCACCTGCCACAAGTAA
- a CDS encoding heavy metal-binding domain-containing protein, giving the protein MQNALDCRICGRKFSKRGGIRHLCAESIADFARFDIDAHDMCMSCAMDKVKELSLAREERLGDLKAELGQYQEQILKEIEVFTTPHPETWTSGVKGVVSGYAVIGVGAFTGISNVLSDFFGGESEEYLKKIRMAEQRAINVAKMQALEMGANVISGIRLEVKSGSAGMLLVSCVGTALEHGVVNMPEFARMRELAAEYNKLKGQRMPIVAGTSESYAELSPEKDGTFHMPAYL; this is encoded by the coding sequence ATGCAGAATGCACTGGATTGCCGTATCTGCGGCAGGAAATTCAGCAAACGGGGCGGCATCCGTCACCTGTGCGCGGAGAGCATCGCCGATTTTGCCCGGTTTGATATTGACGCGCATGATATGTGCATGTCCTGCGCCATGGACAAGGTAAAGGAACTTTCCCTTGCGCGCGAAGAACGCCTGGGCGACCTCAAGGCGGAACTCGGTCAGTATCAGGAACAGATCCTCAAGGAGATAGAGGTATTCACCACCCCGCACCCCGAAACCTGGACGAGCGGCGTGAAGGGCGTGGTTTCCGGCTACGCGGTCATCGGCGTGGGGGCGTTCACGGGTATTTCCAACGTGCTTTCCGACTTCTTCGGCGGCGAATCCGAGGAATATCTCAAGAAAATACGCATGGCCGAACAGCGCGCCATCAACGTGGCCAAGATGCAGGCTCTGGAAATGGGCGCCAACGTCATTTCCGGCATCCGTCTGGAGGTGAAGAGCGGGTCCGCGGGTATGCTGCTTGTTTCCTGCGTGGGCACGGCTCTGGAACACGGCGTGGTGAACATGCCGGAATTTGCCAGAATGCGCGAACTTGCGGCCGAGTACAACAAGCTCAAGGGGCAGCGTATGCCCATTGTGGCCGGTACTTCCGAAAGCTACGCCGAACTTTCTCCCGAGAAGGACGGCACGTTCCATATGCCCGCCTACCTGTAG
- a CDS encoding Arm DNA-binding domain-containing protein: MPLTDSKVKALYGRARKGEKVGKEADGGGLNLQGGKYWRFSCRFAGKQKTLALGVYPDVSLKLARQAGDQDRELFAQGTDPGEQRKAHRAEAVSFAASGLGDFEPGEK; encoded by the coding sequence ATGCCGTTGACAGATTCCAAGGTAAAAGCGCTGTACGGTCGCGCCCGGAAAGGGGAGAAGGTTGGCAAGGAAGCCGACGGCGGCGGGCTGAACCTGCAAGGCGGGAAATACTGGCGGTTCTCCTGTCGCTTTGCCGGAAAGCAGAAAACCCTTGCCCTCGGCGTGTACCCGGATGTTTCCCTGAAGCTTGCCCGGCAGGCCGGAGACCAGGACCGGGAGCTTTTCGCCCAGGGCACAGACCCCGGCGAACAGAGAAAGGCGCACAGAGCGGAGGCTGTTTCCTTTGCCGCGTCGGGACTGGGCGACTTTGAGCCCGGGGAGAAATGA
- a CDS encoding LysE family transporter, producing the protein MSLLPAFLAFTFITAFTPGPNNILALSTGVRRGFRGALPVVFGICAGFLSVMFLCGLLVFSLSSLSATFMTAMKYAGCLYILWLAWHIAVSKDDGTENARPGADFMTGFILQFVNVKIMIYGMTAYSGFIFPWNHSLVSLLVGMGVLTFIGAAGVVAWALAGAVLQRFFRDHATLMNAVMALLLLACLIPMLG; encoded by the coding sequence ATGTCCCTGCTGCCCGCATTCCTGGCCTTTACCTTCATCACCGCCTTCACCCCCGGCCCCAACAACATTCTTGCCCTGAGCACGGGCGTGCGGCGCGGCTTCCGGGGGGCCCTGCCGGTCGTTTTCGGCATCTGTGCCGGATTCTTGAGCGTGATGTTCCTGTGCGGCCTGCTGGTTTTCTCGCTCTCTTCCCTCTCGGCAACCTTCATGACGGCCATGAAGTACGCCGGGTGCCTCTATATTCTGTGGCTGGCATGGCATATCGCCGTCTCCAAGGACGACGGAACAGAAAACGCCAGACCCGGGGCAGACTTCATGACCGGCTTCATCCTGCAGTTCGTCAATGTTAAAATCATGATTTACGGCATGACCGCCTATTCGGGCTTCATCTTCCCCTGGAATCACTCCTTGGTATCTCTGCTGGTCGGCATGGGCGTGCTCACCTTCATCGGGGCCGCGGGCGTCGTCGCCTGGGCGCTTGCCGGAGCCGTGCTGCAGCGCTTCTTCCGCGACCATGCAACCCTCATGAACGCCGTCATGGCCCTTCTGCTCCTTGCCTGCCTCATTCCCATGCTGGGCTGA
- a CDS encoding LysR family transcriptional regulator: MDIRSLSVVQAILAEGSYQKAAQRLHCSQSTVTFQVRRLENELSLRLFERVGRRMVLSRAGKDILPHLEAVLSGMRNILQYGGEGVEPAGQARIGVAESLLSCLIPRMLGRFTQKAPRVRLELHCANCHDIRNGVLSGEYDMGLYYDVGGHTSSLSLERLGRAEGALVAAPSMPDSLRDFTSFHQEKDVAFIINEPRSVFRERMEAYLRVRDIRLSSTVEIWNIESIRRCVAEGMGVSFLPRFTVERDIAQGSLVEIAVPMAEKGADILCVHHRNREEGPALRCFRELFAEAAAGL, translated from the coding sequence ATGGATATACGGAGTCTCAGCGTGGTGCAGGCCATTCTTGCCGAGGGAAGCTATCAGAAGGCCGCGCAGCGCCTTCACTGTTCGCAGTCCACCGTGACCTTTCAGGTGCGGCGGCTGGAAAACGAGCTTTCCCTGCGGCTTTTCGAGCGTGTGGGCAGGCGCATGGTGCTCAGCCGTGCAGGGAAGGATATTCTGCCGCATCTGGAGGCCGTGCTTTCGGGGATGCGGAACATATTGCAGTACGGCGGCGAAGGCGTGGAACCTGCGGGGCAGGCGCGCATAGGCGTGGCGGAATCGCTGCTTTCCTGCCTGATACCCCGTATGCTGGGCCGTTTCACGCAGAAGGCGCCCCGTGTGCGGCTGGAACTGCATTGCGCCAACTGCCACGACATACGCAACGGCGTGCTTTCCGGCGAGTACGACATGGGGCTGTACTACGATGTGGGCGGGCATACGAGCAGCCTTTCTCTGGAAAGACTGGGCCGGGCGGAAGGGGCGCTGGTGGCCGCTCCTTCCATGCCGGACAGTCTCAGGGACTTTACCTCGTTCCATCAGGAAAAAGACGTGGCCTTCATCATCAACGAACCGCGCAGCGTGTTCCGGGAACGGATGGAAGCATACCTGCGCGTGCGGGACATACGGCTGTCGAGCACCGTGGAAATCTGGAACATCGAATCCATACGGCGCTGCGTGGCGGAAGGCATGGGCGTTTCGTTTCTGCCGCGTTTTACCGTGGAGCGGGATATTGCGCAGGGCTCGCTTGTGGAAATTGCCGTGCCCATGGCGGAGAAGGGGGCGGATATTCTCTGCGTGCATCACCGAAACCGCGAAGAAGGTCCGGCCCTGCGCTGCTTCCGCGAACTTTTTGCGGAAGCGGCAGCCGGACTGTAA